Part of the Kryptolebias marmoratus isolate JLee-2015 linkage group LG20, ASM164957v2, whole genome shotgun sequence genome, GTAAACATAAACAATTTAAGTTTATTAAATACAACCCTCCGTGACGCAGCaagtgataaaacaaaaatagaggcGTGCCACCCATGCTGATTACTGGATTCGTTACCAATCTGTACTCTCTTGCCTTCGGATTCAAAGGACAAGCAGTTAAAACACCACACGAAAAGGGGCACTGGGTGGAATTTTAaaaggctgctttttttttttttttttttttaaatgtggccTGTTGCTACTTCAAAACAGATGGGGCATCACACCAGCCTCAGGCCAAATGTTTTAAGAGTGGTTAGGGAGGGCTGAGCACAATCCAGCTGTGTCGCAGTGGATTACAGACTAATAGGACATGTCACCTACAAATCAAAAGCTAAGCGATGTTATAATGTTAGGCTTCAGCAAGTAATTTACTGTCCCTACACTGCTATATGAGCTACATGGGCATGGTGGCATTTTCTGTATGGAAGAACAAGCATTAGGTTTGCAGAATTTCCTTctgtaaactttgtttttactcttccaaataaataagaacaataGCAAGAGTTTGAGCAAGGCCAGACACAACAGAGAACAACAGGCTCTTATCTGACTGCAATCAGCTGTGGTAAACATCCATAATATGTGCATTCCAGTCATtcttcagtggtttgtgagtaATGAACAAACTGATGGGGCAGGAGCCATGGAAAGTAACCTATCTGGATGCAGCTGATAGCAAAGGTGTGTGTATAAGGAGCAAAATGCAACAAGCCGTGTTAGGTGGAGACAAACAGATAAAGAACCAAAAGCTGGAAACGCGTGTGTTGTGGATTgcagagcaaaataaaatgtaaacacaagagTGCGGAAAGCAGCTGCAAGTGTCTAATTTCAGGTCTGCTCCTGAAAGTTCGGCGGACTCACCTGGTTTTACTTCACCGAGGAGTTCACGGCAGCAGTCCGAGCCGGGTCTCGTGCCTCTGCCGGGGGGACATTTCGTGGCAAACGTCCCGCCGAGGCTGAAACGGCGACTGGGCGGACCGGGGGGCTAGTTTGTCAACACGACCGGAGAGAAGCTAACAGACATTAGCCTCCGGAGccttcaaacaaaacaacaagttgCTCGCCTGCGAACGGCTTTCAAGAAACACGAACATCCAAAAAAGGGCTGAATCCCGAAATTCAACGCGAAATCGGCCCGCGTCGTTACTACGTCAACAGACGGGCAAAACACGACGGTTTGTGCTGCGCTCGTTCGATGATATTTCTAACGTTTGTCAGGGTTTGACAGCTCCGTCGTCTCCCTGCTTCCATCCCACTGACTCCGCCCACGTTTGATTGGCACGCCCGTTGTCCAATCCGCACCGCGCATGCGGTCACGTGACCGTTGTAAGCCGCTGTTTTCTGAAGACATGAAGAATGAGCAAAAATAGATATTATTATTGAGATTACATTAAATCCAGAAGTCTTTTCAACGCGCTAATAAAGATTTTAGTTGAGGGAgtttgtttcattcaaaccttaaataattttgaagtgaaattattataatttccaatagatttttgttaagttccgttttttattataagtttATTGTgcgtaaataaactgaaatgagtGTGAAACTGGATGGATGTTGGTGGGGAATTTGCAGCAGTTGTTTTATGCACTGTGAAACCTTAAAAAAGGGTGCTCTCATGATTGCAACATCTAAGAAAgataagattttctttttttgttgttgttgtttggtagACCAAGAGTTAGTTGTGGTTTGTAAAGTAAGATACTTGGGTTATTTCAAAGTTGTGTCAtttattgcatattttattGGGTCAGAGTGAAGATATTTGATGCACAACAGACCACAGACCTCtgaggcatgttttttttcatgaccttattattttctgttcagcCAAGTTGACTGCATTAACAAATACCCTCTGGTTACAGGAATTAAAGTCTGGTGAGCACAGTAACATGCTTATAAAATCTTTGCAATCTCGTGGAAATACAGCCTCACCTGGTGGGCAAGCAGAGGTAGCACTACTATTCATAgtccaataaaaaaacacacccacagGGGGTTGAAGATATTATTCAACTTGTGTTACGCCTTAGTTTTCTTAAGGAACATTCTATGGGGACACTCTTTGAGCACACGTGCTTGGAGCAGGTTGATGGGTCAAACAAACACCTCAGTCGGTCCTTCATCGCGTCTGTCAGGAGTACAGGACCTGACTGCAGCGTCACAAGACAAATGTCAACATCTCTAGGTGAGGTCAAGCAAATACTGAAGTACAGTTTCGAGCTCTGAGTTTGGCACACAAGTACTTTTCATtaacagaagctgaaaatgcCACACcctgaaaaatgataaactaGGTCACCTGGACATGTAGGGACAAATAGAAACAGTaatatgtaaaacattttgttcagagttgtaaatattttgttgtgaaatcacatttattgaaatctgttttgttttaatgtcgacaaaatagcaaaaaagccaaaataatgatcaaataaaatgagttgtttgaattaaatttgacattttctgcacATTAAGTTAGacatttaaattgttatttttgttattgttgttgatttttcaAGAACAAAAGagaactgtaaaaatgtttaagatCCCTAAAAGTTGTGTGGTGGTGTCATCAAATGCATAAACTTGGGTCAAAATCCTTATTTGCCTATGACATTATCTGACATTGGGtatggttcagtttgtttaaattgctCCCTAATTTCAGTTAATTCCCGCAAATTACCATAACTCCCTTGGAAATTTCCCAATTCCAGTTTAGCTTCCCATTAAAAGTTTCCGGAAATTTTCTGCCGCCTTCTGCAATTCTATAAGTAGAATTATAACACATGCTTTAATGTAACATGTGGAGCtatgtccttttatttttttaaatgaagcgaTGTGTcggaaataaatgtaaacaaatgtaattCATTACAGAGCAGCTCTTAAATTCCACTACGTCACGTTTTCTAGCTGAATTCGAGCCAATCAGAAGCGCCCATGTTATGGTCACGTGATCGTTaccgtttcctgtttctgtcgcgctacagtttttttatggatttttttttataacccaaATCAGCAAATGTTAACCCCAACGGCGAACGAGCACCGCTGCCGTTTGGTCGTTTGTCCTCACATGAAGAAAGTCTAACGTCCGAAACGTCGTTTGAGCCGAGCGGGGCCGCCGAACCGGGCCGACATGGACGGCAGCTATGTGGCTTTTCAGAGCAAGTTAACCTCCATCATGGAGATGCTAGCCAAAGCCGCCGTGGTGGAGCTCAGTAAGCTGTGGGAGGACGGCTTCGCTGTCATTCAGGTCGAGCTCCGTCGGAGAGAAAGCGAAATTAAAGCTCTGAACAACAAGCTGATGTCGATGGAAAACGAGCGTTTAATGTCTCGTTCTCTGGCTTCAAATAAGTCCTCATCGTTTTCCAAGAGAGATCAGCAAAGCAAGCTGCTGCCGCCTGCTGGTGATGGTAAGAactgcagctgaagaaaaatcaaaacaatcacTAATTgctaaattaaagttaaataagttTGAATCGACTGATTCAAGTTAGCACTGTCAGTTCTTTAGCCGACACTTTAAACACTCAGATTAAATTGTCTAACAATTTATTATTGTCACTGGATTTAATAATTGTAGCAGGTGCTTTATCTGAAAATTTATCATTTActgtaataattttaaaagaataagaGTGGGGTGAAGGTTTTATATCTAGTGAGAAGTTTCTCATATTTCTCTATATTAAATtagtgtttaaacaaaaattcagTAAGGGATTATTTCAATTTTTAGCTTATCTTCTTATAAAGTCATTGAGAAATGGATTATATGTTTTGTTGCATCTTCAGAATTCAAACCTGAATCATATTGAATTTAATGACTGCCTTATGTACCATTgcagtttttacactttaaaatgattttgcaaAGAGAAATTTCtgcttcagttgtttttagAAGGACTGCTTTGTCATTCCAGGGCCTCCAGGCGATTCAGTTCAGGCGCTGTCTTCTGACCAGAGCGTTAGAGATGAGGTCAGCTCCTCAGTGAAGAGCAGAACTCCTCCCGCTCAGACAGAGGAACATCAGACAAAGCATCACAGATCTGACCCGTGTGAGGCTGAAGACAAAGACGATGAAGACTTGGTTGTCAAGCTAGAAGATGACGACGACGTTCAGATTGTGGAGGAGGCATCGGAGTCGGACCCCAGCGTTGGCGACGCAGCAGTTcaccaggaggaggagcagaaccaACAACCTGCTGAGGTTTTGCAGGACCAGGAGAGCCAGCAGTGGTTGACTATTTCAGTGGGAGACAGCGACACAGCAGATGACTCCGACTGCTTCTATAAACCAAAGCAGTTGGACTCAGAAATCTTGCTCATTCAAAATGCCGTGGACATCTTTGATAACTCGGCAGCGGCAGCGTATTCTGACAGATATATGAGGGACGATGGGACGGTGCAAGGTGCCTCTGGTAAATCCAGAGCGCCCGTGACTTTCAGCCAACCTCAGCCAAGTCACCAAGCTGTAAATCAACCAGAGAGAGACGTGCCTGTTGGATTcctttcagaaaaacaacagcaaaccaAAAACGCGTCCCCCTTTAGCCCGGAGAGCAGACTCTTTCTGTTGAATGACCCCGAGTTGCACAAAGCGGTGGCGAGCCGCCGCATTAAGGAGAAGTGGTTCATCTGCCCGTTCTGTGGCAAAAGCTTTGATCGCGTCAGCCACCTGGAGATTCACCAGCGAATTCACACGGGGGAGAAGCCGTACACGTGCGACATGTGTGGCAAGTGTTTTTCTCAGAGGAGTAACCTGCGCACCCATCAACGAACTCACAAAGAAGCACTTGCTCAAAATGCAGTTTAATTAATAAGCATTGAAAATAAGGAACAGATGgatgtttctgcatttttatcGTACTGAAAAACTCATTTTACTGTGCGCCTTTTCAATAGACTTCAACTTTGACCTTTCTTGGGTTGTAAGAACTAAAATGGATCTCTCTGATCTGTTTAAATATCCTGCAGAATATCAGATTCTGAACAACACTCAGACCCAAACCCTATGCACCTAAATGAATACTGATTTTGACTTTCTATATGGAAGAAATAACTCATCTTGGTCGTAAATGTTTGGCTAATTGGGTGTGAGTCAGTTTAGTTCAGAGACGGTAAGAGAGCAAACAGTATGGCTGTCAAGCTTTTAACATAGCTGGAGTATTAAAATATGCtctatttttgtgcatttgaaggcaaatcttgaaaacacagcagataaTCTACAACTATAATTCAAAACTACACTGCAACCTTTGTTTGGCCTGAAAAAATGATAGTTTTCCCAGAAATAAAGGGCTTCTAGAACCAGCCAGAACCACCGTACACTTTTATAGAATTACACTCTAATTTAAAACGTGTTTTTCCTCAGACATAACACATACTGCAAGCGTGGTTACATGTATTTCTCTTGTGTAAACTGAGACAAatatctgggtttttttttagatgtggtCCACTGAAGACGTGTTGGTTGAGGTATTCTTGCATTCATCACAGTTTAGATGCatatgatgttgtttttcttataaGAAAACACGTTTTCCACACTGTGACATGCAGAAAGATGGGAAAATTGGGACGCTCTCTCAGGAGTGTTATTCCtaaaatattcctttttaaACTCGGATAGTTGAGACCTGGTGACGGTGAAGTCCAGAGCATTTTGCCTGTTGAGCCATTCGTTGGTCTCTCACTTACAGACAGAGACCTGAAGTCCTGCAGaatataaatgtttctttatcgGGGAAATAATGTAATCGAGAACCAACTCATATTGATTTGCAGGGAATTTTTTCTTGAGTTGGGGACACATTAACCCATCTTATGGCAGCTAAATGTGTGAATTGAGGgttcaagtttttgtttttttccttgtcgGTGCTCCTTAATTTACAACAGAACCATGttttacaccagttttaaaTCCAGAGAAAAATCGTCACATAGAGGACAGGAAAGTGTTGAATTTCACACCCCACAGTATGAAGATAGAAGTTGttaaacagctgacgtggctcGCCTCTAAAGTTTGGTATATTTATTCGTATTCAGTTCTAAAATAATGGGTGAGATGGTTGTTTTACAGGGTGGTATACGTGTTACTGCTTCCTCCTGGAggtttaacttttgtttttacctcttgaatcttttaaatgtgccttctattttatttttaattctgtctTAACAAATTTCCACTCTCACTTTCTTTCCTGCCGTTGACGGGATGATGAGTCCATAAAAGTCAAGAAATGATAACTTTTAATGAATAATGTTACATTTTTCCAGTTTCACAGATAAACACTCATATACAGTATGAAGCACTTTACAGTGTATTCATTGTCACCTGACAGCTTTTATAAAGACTTTATTCATAGTTGGTCACGGTTGTCATTATTTGGTTGTTTCTTTTCGTTTGTTGCATTTTTCCCGTTACGTCCACGAGTGGAAAAAGTTTCGTTTGTGTCCATTTTTCACCTCAAAGTTCCACTTTTGGCCTTTTTGGCAGTTGAAGGTAGCTGTTGAAGGCAAGACAGTAAACAGAGCAGTTCTGTGTGCTCACATAAACAAATAGCAAtgagccataacattatgaccatcAACGAGAGCAAATAGCACCATCAAGCTTGCtgcaatgttttaaatgtcttacTGGAACATTCGTGTGGTTACAATCATAACCGCTC contains:
- the LOC108232913 gene encoding zinc finger protein 287, producing the protein MDGSYVAFQSKLTSIMEMLAKAAVVELSKLWEDGFAVIQVELRRRESEIKALNNKLMSMENERLMSRSLASNKSSSFSKRDQQSKLLPPAGDGPPGDSVQALSSDQSVRDEVSSSVKSRTPPAQTEEHQTKHHRSDPCEAEDKDDEDLVVKLEDDDDVQIVEEASESDPSVGDAAVHQEEEQNQQPAEVLQDQESQQWLTISVGDSDTADDSDCFYKPKQLDSEILLIQNAVDIFDNSAAAAYSDRYMRDDGTVQGASGKSRAPVTFSQPQPSHQAVNQPERDVPVGFLSEKQQQTKNASPFSPESRLFLLNDPELHKAVASRRIKEKWFICPFCGKSFDRVSHLEIHQRIHTGEKPYTCDMCGKCFSQRSNLRTHQRTHKEALAQNAV